The following are encoded in a window of Treponema rectale genomic DNA:
- a CDS encoding type I 3-dehydroquinate dehydratase, translating into MEKTKICLTLTGSTIAEDLELIEKYRSYIDLAELRVDLLEDDERLRIREFPRLAGIPCLLTIRREIDGGKFRDGEGARATLFAMALSFAEEEKGMNFEYVDFEEDFRVSSLQDAALAFGTKIIRSVHSMHSPIANIKERLASLCTTGFEIPKIAIMPKTLDDVRELYEAAVSLKDNNHILLAMGPLGVPTRLLGNKMKNYLTYVSAPDGNSKISELAHLDPVTVNDVYRIRNVDSDTKIFGITGWPLAATSSPVLHNHGYATKKMNCIYIPFRAEKFDEALRFAGALGIQGFSVTIPHKESAASSADFVDEKVRDIGASNTMVKTNRKWYAYNTDAPGFTRSLLEFTGLKNLRHKKVAIIGAGGAAKGIAWAVKNLHGHACVFNRTVGKAKILAEKYGFDFASLGPESGDKLNKFSDIIIQTTSKGMNSLEPANESNDPIYFYNFTGNEILFDIIYVPAVTPVMERASQAGCKVCNGYNMLKYQGYEQFELFTGEKYDGTQSK; encoded by the coding sequence ATGGAAAAAACAAAAATATGTTTAACGCTTACAGGTTCTACGATTGCAGAAGACCTTGAGTTAATTGAAAAATACAGAAGTTACATTGATCTTGCGGAGCTGAGAGTTGACCTTCTTGAAGATGACGAGAGGCTTCGCATAAGGGAGTTTCCGAGACTTGCCGGAATTCCATGCCTCCTTACAATAAGAAGAGAAATTGACGGCGGAAAATTCCGTGACGGGGAAGGGGCCAGGGCTACGCTTTTTGCAATGGCACTTTCTTTTGCAGAAGAAGAAAAGGGCATGAATTTTGAATATGTAGATTTTGAAGAAGATTTCAGAGTCTCAAGCCTTCAGGATGCTGCTCTTGCCTTCGGTACAAAAATTATCCGCAGTGTTCACAGCATGCATTCACCTATTGCAAATATTAAGGAACGTCTTGCTTCCCTTTGTACGACAGGTTTTGAAATTCCAAAAATTGCAATAATGCCGAAGACTCTCGATGATGTCCGTGAACTTTATGAGGCTGCAGTTTCTTTAAAAGACAATAATCACATTCTTCTTGCCATGGGGCCGCTGGGAGTTCCTACAAGGCTTCTTGGAAATAAAATGAAGAATTATCTGACTTATGTTTCTGCCCCTGACGGTAATTCTAAAATTTCTGAACTTGCTCATCTTGATCCTGTAACCGTAAATGATGTTTACCGTATAAGGAATGTTGATTCAGATACTAAGATTTTCGGAATAACGGGATGGCCGCTTGCTGCTACTTCCAGTCCGGTTCTTCATAATCACGGATATGCGACAAAAAAAATGAATTGTATTTACATTCCTTTCCGTGCAGAAAAATTTGACGAGGCATTGCGTTTTGCCGGAGCTTTGGGAATTCAGGGATTTTCTGTTACCATTCCTCACAAAGAGTCAGCTGCTTCTTCTGCAGATTTTGTAGATGAAAAAGTCCGTGACATCGGTGCAAGCAATACTATGGTAAAGACCAACCGGAAATGGTATGCCTATAACACTGATGCACCTGGTTTTACCCGCTCCCTTCTTGAGTTTACAGGATTAAAAAATCTGAGGCATAAAAAGGTTGCAATAATTGGTGCCGGTGGAGCCGCTAAAGGAATTGCCTGGGCTGTAAAAAATCTTCACGGTCATGCCTGTGTATTTAACAGGACCGTAGGAAAGGCAAAAATACTTGCAGAAAAATATGGTTTTGATTTTGCTTCTCTTGGACCTGAGTCCGGTGACAAGCTTAATAAATTTAGTGACATTATAATTCAGACAACCTCTAAAGGAATGAATTCATTAGAACCTGCAAACGAATCTAATGATCCGATTTATTTTTATAATTTTACTGGAAACGAGATTTTATTCGATATCATTTATGTACCTGCTGTAACGCCGGTTATGGAAAGGGCTTCTCAGGCCGGCTGTAAGGTTTGTAATGGTTATAATATGCTAAAATATCAGGGCTACGAACAGTTTGAATTATTTACGGGGGAAAAGTACGATGGCACTCAGTCAAAGTGA
- a CDS encoding phosphatase PAP2 family protein yields the protein MVLKRILFSAFSVFFLFSASNLNAEIPFKKDALKDGIIFTAGAAVFTAGMLMDEYVEFDYPEVLDKDDINPLDRWSVKGYSKSFGYAGNISYGAGVLLAPELLFSCSYLNDDISGQDLVTIGLMYVESFLYTKGTVNIIKNIVQRPRPYAYYGDVDFFDESVKDRYCSFPSGHTSDAFMSAAFTTYVFHECFPESKWCVPVGIASYAIAGSTAAFRMLSGNHFLTDVLGGAAIGTLYGIGIPYLHKLMYKKSLDSSSTLQITPVPAGLNFTVRF from the coding sequence ATGGTGTTAAAAAGGATTTTATTTTCTGCCTTCAGCGTGTTCTTTCTGTTTTCCGCTTCAAATTTAAATGCCGAGATTCCTTTTAAAAAGGATGCTCTTAAAGACGGAATTATTTTTACGGCAGGGGCTGCAGTTTTTACAGCCGGCATGCTTATGGATGAATATGTAGAATTTGATTATCCGGAGGTTCTTGATAAGGATGATATAAATCCTTTAGACAGATGGAGTGTAAAAGGATACAGCAAGTCTTTCGGATATGCAGGAAACATTAGTTATGGTGCCGGTGTTCTTCTTGCTCCGGAACTTCTTTTTTCATGCAGCTACCTTAATGATGATATAAGCGGGCAGGATCTTGTTACCATCGGACTTATGTATGTAGAAAGTTTTCTTTACACTAAAGGGACCGTAAACATTATTAAGAACATTGTGCAGCGGCCAAGACCTTATGCTTATTATGGTGATGTTGATTTTTTTGATGAATCTGTTAAGGACAGATACTGTTCATTTCCAAGCGGACATACTTCTGATGCTTTTATGAGTGCTGCCTTTACAACTTATGTTTTTCATGAATGTTTTCCGGAATCTAAATGGTGTGTTCCTGTAGGAATTGCTTCCTATGCAATTGCAGGCTCTACAGCAGCATTCCGTATGCTCAGCGGAAATCATTTTTTAACGGATGTGCTTGGGGGAGCTGCCATAGGAACTTTGTATGGAATTGGAATTCCTTATCTGCATAAGCTTATGTATAAAAAGAGTCTGGATTCTTCTTCGACCCTGCAGATTACGCCGGTACCCGCAGGATTGAATTTTACAGTCAGGTTTTAA
- the rpiA gene encoding ribose-5-phosphate isomerase RpiA — protein MALSQSEQKVLAATTAVDSLISEGLIFSGMKIGLGTGSTAMPAVKRLAERIADGTLKDIKAVATSFQTTLACEDLGIPVYTLNDRAIGGQLDLAIDGADEVAPEKTLIKGGGAALLREKIIAYNAKHFAIVADESKKVDGHGTGFALPVEIIAEARVPVVKALEKLGAECVLREGVKKAGPVITDNGNMIIDCRWKQKVNAAELEEVIDDITGVVECGFFTKNVPVVFIAHADGSVERM, from the coding sequence ATGGCACTCAGTCAAAGTGAACAGAAAGTATTGGCTGCAACAACTGCAGTTGATTCTTTAATCAGTGAGGGACTTATTTTCAGTGGAATGAAAATCGGTCTTGGAACAGGAAGTACGGCAATGCCTGCCGTTAAGCGTCTTGCAGAACGTATTGCAGACGGAACGCTTAAGGATATAAAGGCTGTTGCAACAAGTTTCCAGACAACACTTGCCTGTGAGGATCTTGGAATTCCTGTGTATACTCTTAATGACCGTGCAATAGGCGGACAGCTTGATCTTGCAATTGACGGTGCAGATGAAGTTGCTCCTGAAAAAACTTTGATAAAGGGTGGCGGAGCAGCTTTACTTCGTGAAAAGATTATTGCTTATAACGCAAAGCATTTTGCCATTGTTGCTGATGAATCAAAAAAGGTAGACGGACACGGAACCGGATTTGCACTTCCTGTAGAGATTATTGCTGAAGCCCGTGTTCCTGTAGTTAAGGCTCTCGAAAAACTTGGTGCGGAATGTGTTCTCCGTGAAGGAGTAAAAAAAGCAGGTCCTGTAATTACGGACAACGGAAACATGATTATCGACTGCCGCTGGAAGCAGAAGGTAAATGCTGCTGAACTTGAAGAAGTGATAGATGATATTACCGGTGTAGTTGAGTGCGGATTCTTTACAAAAAACGTGCCGGTTGTGTTTATTGCACATGCAGACGGTTCCGTAGAAAGAATGTAA
- the aspS gene encoding aspartate--tRNA ligase — MENSKRTVTCGELTAADVGKNVVLNGWVSRSRDLGGLCFISLRDRYGITQVVVGDKASDDVKKTAASLKSEYCIAVKGVVAARSEKDVNKDMATGAIEVEAEEIEIFTTSQELPFSIEEVRQKDGTVVLANEDLRLKYRYLDLRRAPMQHNIILRSQVAFAVREYLTSKGFLEIETPTFIKSTPEGARDYLVPSRVHPGKFYSLPQSPQLYKQLLMVSGFDKYFQIARCYRDEDARGDRQPEFTQIDMEMSFTNREEVLTTTEGMMQYVFKKTLNYELPAKFDRISWDDAFDYYGSDKPDLRFDLKMQDAAFMAGLSDFGAFKAGAANADKSIERHKRSGLKALVVKNVADKYSRKMIEALEDVAKRNHAKGLAWMKVNAEGTFEGGISKFYAGKESEICSKLGAEKNDLLLFVSDEKWQVACVALGAVRKQLGKDLNLYNPEDEFHFAWIIDFPYFAWNEEENHWETEHHMFTLPQKKYWDTLESDPGAVKGDLYDLVLNGYELASGSMRINDPALQQRIFKIVGYSNERAEKAFGFLVQAFKFGAPPHGGIAPGLDRLIMLMCHEDSIHEVIAFPKNNLAASPMDECPSAVDEQQLKDLHINCYDVEE; from the coding sequence ATGGAAAACTCAAAGAGAACCGTTACTTGCGGTGAACTGACAGCCGCAGATGTTGGTAAGAATGTAGTATTAAATGGTTGGGTCAGCCGCTCCCGTGATCTGGGAGGACTTTGTTTTATAAGCCTTCGTGACCGTTATGGAATCACACAGGTTGTTGTTGGTGATAAAGCTTCTGATGATGTTAAAAAAACAGCTGCTTCATTGAAGAGCGAATATTGTATTGCAGTAAAAGGCGTTGTAGCTGCACGTTCAGAAAAGGATGTTAATAAAGACATGGCTACAGGAGCCATTGAAGTTGAAGCTGAAGAAATTGAAATCTTTACGACTTCACAGGAACTTCCTTTCTCTATAGAAGAGGTTCGCCAGAAGGACGGAACTGTTGTTCTTGCAAACGAAGACCTCCGCCTTAAGTACCGTTACCTTGACCTTCGCCGTGCTCCGATGCAGCATAACATTATCCTCAGGTCTCAGGTTGCTTTTGCTGTTCGTGAATATCTTACGTCAAAGGGATTTCTTGAAATTGAAACTCCTACATTTATAAAATCAACTCCGGAAGGAGCACGAGACTATCTTGTTCCAAGCCGTGTTCATCCTGGAAAATTCTATTCACTTCCTCAGAGCCCTCAGCTTTACAAACAGCTTCTCATGGTTTCCGGTTTTGATAAGTACTTCCAGATTGCAAGATGTTACCGTGATGAAGATGCCCGCGGTGACCGTCAGCCTGAATTTACTCAGATTGATATGGAAATGTCATTTACAAACCGCGAAGAAGTTCTTACGACTACAGAAGGCATGATGCAGTATGTATTCAAGAAGACTCTTAATTATGAACTTCCTGCAAAATTTGACCGTATCAGCTGGGATGATGCTTTCGATTATTATGGAAGTGACAAGCCGGATCTTCGTTTTGATCTTAAGATGCAGGATGCCGCATTTATGGCAGGACTTTCTGATTTCGGTGCATTTAAAGCAGGTGCTGCTAATGCAGATAAGTCTATTGAGCGTCATAAGAGAAGCGGCCTTAAGGCACTTGTTGTAAAGAATGTTGCAGACAAGTACTCCCGCAAAATGATTGAAGCTCTGGAAGATGTTGCAAAACGCAATCATGCAAAAGGTCTTGCATGGATGAAGGTTAATGCAGAGGGAACTTTCGAAGGCGGAATTTCAAAATTCTATGCCGGAAAAGAAAGTGAAATCTGTTCAAAGCTTGGTGCAGAAAAAAATGACCTTCTTCTTTTTGTAAGTGACGAAAAATGGCAGGTTGCCTGCGTTGCTCTCGGTGCTGTCCGCAAGCAGCTGGGTAAGGATCTTAACCTGTATAATCCTGAGGATGAATTCCACTTTGCATGGATTATCGACTTCCCTTATTTTGCATGGAATGAAGAAGAAAACCACTGGGAAACAGAACATCACATGTTTACTCTTCCTCAGAAAAAATACTGGGATACTCTCGAAAGTGATCCGGGTGCCGTAAAAGGTGATCTTTATGACCTCGTTCTTAACGGTTATGAACTTGCATCCGGTTCTATGCGTATTAACGATCCTGCCCTTCAGCAGCGTATCTTTAAGATTGTCGGCTATTCAAACGAGCGTGCAGAAAAGGCATTCGGCTTCCTTGTACAGGCATTTAAGTTTGGTGCTCCTCCTCATGGTGGAATTGCTCCTGGTCTTGACCGTCTTATCATGCTTATGTGTCATGAAGATTCTATCCATGAAGTAATTGCATTCCCTAAGAATAATCTTGCTGCTTCTCCGATGGATGAATGTCCTTCTGCAGTTGACGAGCAGCAGCTTAAAGATCTTCACATCAACTGTTATGATGTTGAAGAGTAA
- a CDS encoding TrmH family RNA methyltransferase produces the protein MKNTKNNELAVCGFAAVKLLEKINYHRIKRLYFSEERAPLFGGLCKKLSADKKPYNKVKDISELEKLCGSVHHQGVVAMIEPPEILSLNSDITANWVRNNESALLLDRVGNANNLGAIVRSAAFFGIKNIVIPLDEAQSSITTSSYRVAEGGMEFVHIYSIKSIPALLKDMEGKMVRIGTSLDAKKSSADIKSLCGAKAAIVVLGNEEHGISDDVKKNCDHLVIIPFSGMEAGSDGPKVDSLNVAQAASIIMYEMRK, from the coding sequence ATGAAAAACACTAAAAATAATGAACTTGCAGTATGTGGATTTGCTGCAGTAAAACTTCTTGAAAAAATAAATTATCACAGAATCAAGCGCCTTTATTTTTCTGAAGAAAGGGCTCCTCTGTTTGGCGGCCTGTGCAAAAAACTTTCTGCAGACAAGAAACCTTATAATAAGGTAAAGGATATTTCTGAACTTGAAAAACTCTGCGGCAGTGTTCATCATCAGGGGGTTGTTGCAATGATTGAACCTCCTGAAATTCTTTCGTTGAATTCAGATATCACTGCAAACTGGGTTCGTAATAATGAAAGTGCCCTGCTGCTTGACCGTGTAGGCAATGCAAATAATCTTGGTGCTATTGTAAGAAGTGCTGCTTTTTTTGGAATCAAAAATATAGTCATTCCTCTTGATGAGGCTCAGTCTTCCATAACTACAAGTTCCTATAGGGTTGCGGAAGGGGGAATGGAATTCGTACATATCTATTCCATAAAATCAATTCCGGCACTGCTTAAGGATATGGAAGGAAAAATGGTCCGCATAGGAACTTCACTTGATGCAAAAAAATCCAGTGCAGATATAAAATCCCTGTGCGGTGCAAAAGCTGCAATTGTTGTTCTTGGAAACGAGGAACATGGAATCAGTGATGATGTAAAGAAAAACTGTGATCATCTTGTAATAATTCCTTTTTCAGGAATGGAAGCCGGCAGTGACGGCCCTAAAGTTGACAGTCTTAACGTTGCACAGGCAGCTTCAATCATTATGTATGAGATGAGGAAGTAG
- a CDS encoding helix-turn-helix domain-containing protein, translating to MQRYSSKRIVFVGSETRLLKEWARDNETEVVSSLSFLFSMGGRFVPDLIVFLKIKDADLRELRKNEMLKKTLVLIVQESFKEENNLNSISDFPRVLICNEKLALEKSFYEGLMEILEGKKKTLPVKTANIVKYTILFINKNFSKKLTRKNLADQVGVTDDYLSKIFNLEMGIPLWTYLNLFRLNCAKELLEQTGISVKQISAQCGFESAAYFTNCFTKKYGKSPSEFRL from the coding sequence ATGCAGAGGTATAGTTCTAAACGGATTGTATTTGTAGGCAGTGAAACAAGACTTCTCAAGGAATGGGCAAGAGACAATGAAACGGAAGTTGTTTCTTCCCTGTCCTTTCTTTTTTCCATGGGCGGTCGCTTTGTTCCGGATCTTATTGTGTTTCTGAAAATAAAAGATGCGGATTTAAGGGAACTGCGTAAAAATGAGATGCTGAAAAAAACTCTTGTTCTTATTGTTCAGGAAAGTTTTAAGGAAGAAAACAATCTTAATTCAATTTCTGATTTTCCGAGGGTTTTAATCTGCAACGAAAAACTTGCACTGGAAAAATCTTTTTATGAAGGTCTGATGGAAATTCTTGAAGGAAAGAAAAAAACGCTTCCTGTAAAGACTGCAAATATCGTTAAGTATACGATTCTTTTTATAAATAAAAATTTTTCTAAAAAACTTACAAGAAAAAATCTTGCGGATCAGGTTGGCGTCACGGATGATTATCTCAGTAAGATTTTTAATCTTGAAATGGGGATACCTTTGTGGACATATCTGAATTTATTCAGGCTTAACTGTGCAAAGGAACTTCTTGAGCAGACTGGAATTTCTGTAAAGCAGATTTCTGCCCAGTGCGGTTTTGAATCTGCTGCTTACTTTACAAACTGCTTTACAAAAAAATACGGAAAATCTCCTTCTGAATTCCGACTATAA
- a CDS encoding DNA repair helicase XPB, which yields MVNPENPLIVQSDKTLLLDVHAPLAEECRNALIPFAELIRSPEHLHTYQLSPLSLWNAASAGFTWKDAVGVLQKYARYDVPESVCVWIEETSSRFGKLRLVPGPVITENEIKTEYLFLVTDSPYVHKELTVHPVIKKHLVPYTFTQSPETLKYAENLTPNEKRFCFILPITDRGTVKQNLLQIGWPVKDEVPLVDGTPLDVQLKTENSAGKKFEVRDYQKKAADALLGNGGPGTGYGTIVLPCGAGKTVVGMEIMSRIKNNTLILTTNISAVHQWINELIDKTNLSPDDIAEYTGENKTIKPVTVATYQILTWRPDKTGPYPHFSLFRENNWGLVIYDEVHMLPAPVFRVVAELQAVHRVGLTATLVREDGCEGYVFSLVGPKRYDVPWKELERSDWIAHAECVEVRLDLPEESLLKYSAATQREKFKIASLNSMKYRVVKELVEKYPEDKILVIGQYLDQLDEIAKLLGAPIITGKTPNSERDKIYSDFRSSVIRVLVVSKVANFAIDLPDASLAIQVSGTFGSRQEEAQRLGRILRPKEKTSRFFTLITRNTVEEDFGNNRQKFLAEQGYSYRIIRYNDSSDFDQLDDSPLLEWS from the coding sequence ATGGTAAATCCTGAAAATCCACTGATTGTACAATCTGATAAGACTCTTTTACTGGATGTTCATGCTCCGCTTGCGGAAGAATGCAGAAATGCCCTTATTCCTTTTGCAGAACTTATCCGTTCTCCAGAGCATCTTCATACTTACCAGCTTTCTCCGCTTTCTTTGTGGAATGCAGCCAGTGCCGGTTTTACCTGGAAGGATGCTGTGGGAGTTTTGCAGAAATATGCCCGCTATGATGTTCCTGAATCAGTATGTGTATGGATTGAAGAAACTTCTTCCAGATTCGGAAAACTTCGTCTTGTTCCGGGACCTGTGATTACGGAGAACGAAATAAAAACGGAATATCTTTTTCTTGTAACGGATTCTCCTTATGTTCATAAAGAGCTGACGGTCCATCCTGTAATAAAAAAACATCTGGTTCCCTATACTTTTACACAGAGCCCTGAGACTTTAAAATATGCAGAAAATCTAACTCCAAACGAAAAGCGCTTCTGTTTTATTCTTCCAATTACTGACCGCGGAACTGTAAAGCAGAATCTTCTTCAGATCGGCTGGCCTGTAAAGGATGAGGTTCCTCTTGTAGACGGTACTCCTCTGGATGTTCAGCTTAAAACTGAAAACTCCGCCGGAAAAAAATTTGAAGTCAGGGATTATCAGAAAAAAGCTGCGGATGCTCTTTTAGGAAACGGTGGTCCGGGTACAGGTTATGGAACGATAGTATTGCCTTGTGGTGCAGGAAAAACTGTTGTGGGCATGGAAATTATGTCCCGCATAAAAAACAATACTCTTATTCTTACGACTAATATTTCTGCCGTACATCAGTGGATAAATGAACTTATCGATAAGACTAATCTTTCTCCTGATGATATTGCGGAATATACCGGCGAAAACAAAACCATAAAGCCTGTAACAGTAGCAACATATCAGATTCTTACCTGGAGGCCTGATAAAACTGGTCCGTATCCGCATTTTTCTCTTTTCAGAGAGAACAATTGGGGACTTGTAATTTATGATGAAGTTCATATGCTGCCGGCTCCGGTTTTTCGCGTAGTTGCAGAACTTCAGGCGGTTCACCGGGTGGGTCTTACTGCAACTCTTGTCAGGGAAGACGGCTGTGAAGGTTATGTTTTTTCTCTTGTAGGTCCAAAACGTTATGATGTTCCCTGGAAAGAACTGGAACGCAGTGACTGGATTGCTCATGCAGAATGTGTTGAAGTCCGGCTGGATCTTCCTGAAGAAAGTCTTCTTAAATATTCAGCTGCAACTCAGAGGGAAAAGTTTAAGATTGCAAGTCTTAATTCCATGAAGTACAGGGTTGTAAAAGAGCTTGTAGAAAAATATCCGGAAGATAAAATTCTTGTAATCGGACAGTATCTTGATCAGCTGGATGAAATTGCAAAGCTTCTTGGTGCTCCGATAATCACAGGAAAGACCCCTAATTCCGAACGGGATAAAATATATTCAGATTTCAGGTCTTCCGTTATAAGGGTTCTTGTCGTAAGTAAGGTTGCCAATTTTGCCATAGATCTCCCTGATGCAAGTCTTGCAATTCAGGTAAGCGGAACTTTCGGTTCACGTCAGGAAGAAGCCCAGCGTCTTGGAAGAATTCTCCGTCCTAAAGAAAAGACTTCAAGATTTTTTACCCTGATAACTCGTAATACAGTCGAAGAAGATTTTGGAAATAATCGTCAGAAATTTCTTGCGGAACAGGGATACAGTTACAGAATTATACGCTATAATGATTCTTCAGATTTTGATCAGCTTGATGATTCCCCGTTGCTTGAATGGAGTTAA
- the hflX gene encoding GTPase HflX, whose amino-acid sequence MVEVKLEEEKKVRCMLIGAPNKKAENPQPEELIGLVKTLGMEVADVMVLARIEPTPAYGIGTGKAQEIADRSKDVEADCIIFDWEIDPSKQRNWERLVTKPVFDRNEVIIRIFAQRAQTKEALLQVNLAKLTYSLPRLSHMYGDMARQRGGNYGSKGSGETQAELDRRQIEEKILQIKKELAQVQINRNIQRKQRERTSTFSCSLVGYTNAGKSSLLNALTGADVFVENKLFATLDPTTRKLALSEASTVLLTDTVGFISNLPHTLIDAFKSTLEETALSDLLLITVDASDENCVFQYQQVLKVLKEINADMIPQKVILNKIDAVKDDHSRIALLNSEFPDAIKVSAKTQEGFEELLACITENLLGTLREYIFPINRSDLVELCRKNGTIEKEEWLANTIRISARIPGTINEEGKASTRTLSLVQDYIFE is encoded by the coding sequence ATGGTCGAAGTAAAACTAGAAGAAGAAAAAAAAGTAAGATGCATGCTCATCGGTGCTCCGAATAAAAAAGCAGAAAATCCTCAGCCGGAAGAACTCATCGGTCTTGTAAAAACCCTGGGAATGGAAGTGGCAGATGTAATGGTACTTGCCCGCATAGAACCGACACCAGCTTACGGAATCGGAACAGGAAAGGCTCAGGAAATTGCCGACCGTTCTAAAGATGTTGAAGCCGACTGCATAATCTTTGACTGGGAAATAGATCCTTCAAAACAGCGCAACTGGGAACGTCTTGTAACAAAACCTGTATTTGACCGTAATGAAGTAATAATAAGAATATTTGCACAGAGAGCACAGACAAAAGAAGCCCTTCTTCAGGTAAACCTTGCAAAACTGACCTATTCCCTTCCCCGCTTAAGCCACATGTACGGTGACATGGCACGCCAGCGAGGCGGCAACTACGGCTCTAAAGGAAGCGGAGAAACTCAGGCTGAACTTGACCGCAGACAGATTGAAGAAAAAATCCTTCAGATAAAAAAAGAACTGGCACAGGTTCAGATAAACAGAAACATTCAGAGAAAGCAGAGGGAACGCACATCAACCTTCAGCTGTTCTCTCGTAGGATATACAAATGCAGGAAAATCCAGCCTGCTGAATGCACTGACCGGAGCAGACGTATTTGTAGAAAACAAACTTTTTGCAACCCTGGATCCGACAACAAGAAAACTTGCCCTCAGTGAAGCATCCACAGTTCTTTTAACGGATACTGTTGGTTTTATTTCTAACCTGCCTCACACCCTTATAGATGCTTTCAAGTCAACACTGGAAGAAACTGCATTATCAGACCTGCTTCTTATAACCGTTGATGCCTCTGACGAAAACTGTGTTTTTCAGTATCAGCAGGTTTTAAAAGTACTCAAAGAAATAAATGCAGACATGATTCCTCAGAAAGTCATACTCAACAAAATTGACGCCGTTAAAGATGACCACTCCCGCATTGCCCTGCTTAACTCAGAATTTCCTGATGCCATAAAAGTAAGTGCAAAAACCCAGGAAGGTTTTGAAGAACTTCTTGCCTGCATTACGGAAAACCTTCTGGGAACTTTAAGGGAATACATATTCCCGATAAACAGAAGTGACCTTGTGGAACTGTGCCGCAAAAACGGAACGATAGAAAAAGAAGAGTGGCTTGCAAATACAATACGGATTTCTGCCCGTATTCCCGGAACAATAAATGAAGAAGGAAAAGCTTCAACAAGAACTCTGTCTTTAGTCCAGGACTATATTTTTGAATGA
- a CDS encoding dicarboxylate/amino acid:cation symporter: MKIWMKYTIGIVIGIMLTLIFPFKSETSLTLLNFCSDLFIHFGRFIILPLLFFTASTAWFTLRDEKRLLRTFLWTAGVIIAASLLLTVFGLITALMIHLPKIPMSIENSTEIPTLNLQELILKLFPYSGFSSILEDSYLLPCFVFAGFAGFAAAAEKNDSKAAVSVFTSFAEICWTILRFFTEIFSIGMIALTCRWLLNFIPLWNSGIFKSLIKMLTVDLLIITFVIYPITLKLTCPEAKILKVLYSCIAPFFTAFITGDSNISYSVNMRHGRESLGIKSELARFSFPMFSIFSRGGSALITTICFIQINRFYSGSYGIPFSDVLWIGASAFLLSFVLAELPAGGAFFAITILCSMKGSGFTAGYLLLKETAPVVCCFAAGIDAVTAMFGNYIIAYKTKLLHSVEIKKFI; this comes from the coding sequence ATGAAAATATGGATGAAATATACAATCGGAATCGTCATCGGCATAATGCTTACCTTGATTTTTCCATTTAAAAGCGAAACTTCACTTACCCTCTTAAACTTCTGCAGCGATCTGTTCATTCATTTCGGCAGATTCATTATTCTTCCGCTTTTATTTTTTACAGCATCTACTGCCTGGTTTACCCTCAGGGATGAAAAACGCCTGCTCAGAACTTTTTTATGGACCGCAGGTGTAATTATAGCAGCCTCTTTATTACTTACAGTTTTCGGACTTATTACGGCCCTTATGATTCACCTTCCGAAAATTCCAATGTCCATTGAAAATTCAACGGAAATACCAACCCTTAACCTTCAGGAACTTATCCTTAAACTTTTCCCTTATTCAGGATTTTCTTCCATTCTTGAAGATTCATATCTTTTACCATGCTTTGTATTTGCAGGCTTTGCAGGTTTTGCCGCTGCTGCTGAAAAAAATGATTCTAAGGCTGCAGTTTCAGTATTTACATCTTTTGCAGAAATCTGCTGGACAATACTCAGATTCTTTACGGAAATATTCTCCATCGGAATGATTGCCCTGACCTGCAGATGGCTCCTTAACTTTATTCCCCTCTGGAATTCCGGAATCTTTAAGTCCCTTATAAAAATGCTTACGGTAGACCTTCTCATCATAACCTTCGTCATCTACCCTATTACCCTTAAACTTACATGCCCGGAAGCTAAAATACTGAAAGTTCTCTATTCCTGCATTGCACCGTTCTTTACGGCATTCATCACAGGAGACTCAAACATTTCCTATTCAGTTAACATGAGGCACGGACGGGAAAGTCTCGGAATAAAAAGTGAACTTGCACGTTTTTCTTTTCCGATGTTTTCTATTTTCTCAAGAGGCGGTTCTGCCCTCATTACGACAATCTGCTTCATTCAGATAAACAGATTCTATTCAGGCAGCTATGGAATTCCTTTCTCTGACGTACTCTGGATCGGAGCAAGTGCATTCCTCCTTTCTTTTGTACTTGCAGAACTCCCTGCTGGCGGAGCATTCTTTGCAATCACGATTTTATGTTCTATGAAAGGAAGCGGTTTTACAGCCGGATACCTTCTTCTTAAAGAAACAGCTCCTGTTGTCTGCTGTTTTGCTGCCGGAATTGATGCAGTAACAGCGATGTTCGGCAATTATATAATCGCCTACAAGACAAAGCTTCTGCATAGTGTAGAAATTAAAAAATTCATATAA